In Zalophus californianus isolate mZalCal1 chromosome 4, mZalCal1.pri.v2, whole genome shotgun sequence, the following proteins share a genomic window:
- the WNT2B gene encoding protein Wnt-2b isoform X2, with amino-acid sequence MLKPGSAEEAAQLPPRRTRAPVPALAPGPAAPDGSRASARLGLACPLLLLLLTLPARVDTSWWYIGALGARVICDNIPGLVSRQRQLCQRYPDIMRSVGEGAREWIRECQHQFRHHRWNCTTLDRDHTVFGRVMLRSSREAAFVYAISSAGVVHAITRACSQGELSVCSCDPYTRGRHHDQRGDFDWGGCSDNIHYGVRFAKAFVDAKEKRLKDARALMNLHNNRCGRTAVRRFLKLECKCHGVSGSCTLRTCWRALSDFRRTGDYLRRRYDGAVQVTATQDGANFTAARQGYRRATRTDLVYFDNSPDYCVLDKAAGSLGTAGRVCSKTSKGTDGCEIMCCGRGYDTTRVTRVTQCPRQ; translated from the exons ATGCTGAAGCCGGGTAGTGCGGAGGAAGCCGCGCAGCTCCCCCCTCGGCGCACACGCGCCCCTGTCCCCGCGCTCGCGCCAGGACCCGCGGCCCCCGACGGCTCTCGGGCTTCGGCCCGCCTCGGTCTTGCCTgcccgctgctgctgctgctgctgacgCTGCCGGCCCGCGTAGACACATCCTGGTG GTACATCGGGGCCCTGGGGGCCCGAGTGATCTGTGACAATATCCCTGGCCTGGTGAGCCGGCAGCGGCAGCTGTGCCAGCGGTACCCAGACATCATGCGCTCGGTGGGCGAGGGCGCCCGAGAATGGATCCGGGAGTGTCAGCACCAGTTCCGCCACCACCGCTGGAACTGCACCACGCTGGACCGGGACCACACTGTCTTTGGTCGCGTCATGCTCCGAA GCAGCCGGGAGGCAGCATTTGTATATGCTATCTCGTCAGCGGGGGTGGTCCATGCTATCACCCGTGCCTGTAGCCAGGGTGAACTGAGTGTGTGCAGCTGTGACCCCTACACCCGTGGCCGACACCATGACCAACGTGGGGATTTTGACTGGGGTGGCTGCAGTGACAACATCCACTACGGTGTTCGCTTTGCCAAGGCCTTTGTGGATGCCAAGGAAAAGAGGCTTAAGGATGCCCGGGCCCTCATGAACTTACATAACAACCGCTGTGGTCGCACG GCCGTGCGGCGGTTTCTGAAGCTCGAGTGTAAGTGCCATGGCGTGAGCGGCTCCTGTACTCTGCGCACCTGCTGGCGTGCGCTCTCAGACTTCCGCCGCACGGGTGATTACCTCCGGCGGCGCTATGATGGCGCCGTGCAGGTGACAGCAACCCAGGATGGCGCCAACTTCACAGCAGCCCGCCAGGGCTATCGCCGTGCCACCCGGACTGACCTCGTCTACTTTGATAACTCCCCAGACTACTGTGTCTTGGACAAGGCTGCAG GTTCCCTAGGCACTGCGGGCCGTGTCTGCAGCAAGACATCTAAAGGGACGGATGGTTGCGAAATCATGTGCTGTGGCCGAGGGTATGACACAACTCGAGTCACCCGTGTCACCCAGT
- the WNT2B gene encoding protein Wnt-2b isoform X1, whose product MLKPGSAEEAAQLPPRRTRAPVPALAPGPAAPDGSRASARLGLACPLLLLLLTLPARVDTSWWYIGALGARVICDNIPGLVSRQRQLCQRYPDIMRSVGEGAREWIRECQHQFRHHRWNCTTLDRDHTVFGRVMLRSSREAAFVYAISSAGVVHAITRACSQGELSVCSCDPYTRGRHHDQRGDFDWGGCSDNIHYGVRFAKAFVDAKEKRLKDARALMNLHNNRCGRTAVRRFLKLECKCHGVSGSCTLRTCWRALSDFRRTGDYLRRRYDGAVQVTATQDGANFTAARQGYRRATRTDLVYFDNSPDYCVLDKAAGSLGTAGRVCSKTSKGTDGCEIMCCGRGYDTTRVTRVTQCECKFHWCCAVRCKECRNTVDVHTCKAPKKAEWLDQT is encoded by the exons ATGCTGAAGCCGGGTAGTGCGGAGGAAGCCGCGCAGCTCCCCCCTCGGCGCACACGCGCCCCTGTCCCCGCGCTCGCGCCAGGACCCGCGGCCCCCGACGGCTCTCGGGCTTCGGCCCGCCTCGGTCTTGCCTgcccgctgctgctgctgctgctgacgCTGCCGGCCCGCGTAGACACATCCTGGTG GTACATCGGGGCCCTGGGGGCCCGAGTGATCTGTGACAATATCCCTGGCCTGGTGAGCCGGCAGCGGCAGCTGTGCCAGCGGTACCCAGACATCATGCGCTCGGTGGGCGAGGGCGCCCGAGAATGGATCCGGGAGTGTCAGCACCAGTTCCGCCACCACCGCTGGAACTGCACCACGCTGGACCGGGACCACACTGTCTTTGGTCGCGTCATGCTCCGAA GCAGCCGGGAGGCAGCATTTGTATATGCTATCTCGTCAGCGGGGGTGGTCCATGCTATCACCCGTGCCTGTAGCCAGGGTGAACTGAGTGTGTGCAGCTGTGACCCCTACACCCGTGGCCGACACCATGACCAACGTGGGGATTTTGACTGGGGTGGCTGCAGTGACAACATCCACTACGGTGTTCGCTTTGCCAAGGCCTTTGTGGATGCCAAGGAAAAGAGGCTTAAGGATGCCCGGGCCCTCATGAACTTACATAACAACCGCTGTGGTCGCACG GCCGTGCGGCGGTTTCTGAAGCTCGAGTGTAAGTGCCATGGCGTGAGCGGCTCCTGTACTCTGCGCACCTGCTGGCGTGCGCTCTCAGACTTCCGCCGCACGGGTGATTACCTCCGGCGGCGCTATGATGGCGCCGTGCAGGTGACAGCAACCCAGGATGGCGCCAACTTCACAGCAGCCCGCCAGGGCTATCGCCGTGCCACCCGGACTGACCTCGTCTACTTTGATAACTCCCCAGACTACTGTGTCTTGGACAAGGCTGCAG GTTCCCTAGGCACTGCGGGCCGTGTCTGCAGCAAGACATCTAAAGGGACGGATGGTTGCGAAATCATGTGCTGTGGCCGAGGGTATGACACAACTCGAGTCACCCGTGTCACCCAGTGTGAGTGCAAATTCCACTGGTGCTGTGCAGTGCGATGCAAGGAGTGCAGAAACACTGTGGACGTCCACACTTGCAAGGCCCCCAAGAAGGCAGAGTGGCTGGACCAGACCTGA